Below is a window of Entelurus aequoreus isolate RoL-2023_Sb linkage group LG07, RoL_Eaeq_v1.1, whole genome shotgun sequence DNA.
tatgttaacgtaacatattatggtaagagtcattcaaataactataacatatagaacatgctatacgtttaccaaacaatctgtcactcctaatcgctaaatcccatgaaatcttatacgtctagtctcttacgtgaatgagctaaataatattatttgatattttacggtaatgtgttaataatttcacacataagtcgctcctgagtataaactgTGGGATTCTACTACTCTGAAACTATTCCAGAGTATGCATCCCTTgtgagatatttttttttaaatgatcaaaatagtttttttcttgTAGGCACCTCACAATCTACTCATGGTCCGAGATGAAATGAAaagagtttatttcggtcatataatcaaccattttgtgtgatcatttTAACAGCCCggattatacatattaacaatcatacacgtacacacacaaaaagaaaaaaaaaatacagaaaaaggTTATTAAGGAGATTATTAgagtctggggccgtacttatcaagcttcttagagtgccattttacacttaagtcctgagaatttgcgaaatttagtcctactctcaaacttaagaataaaagctttttatcaacgttcttaagtctaagaatcactcctactctccacgatatttaagagatcttcagaggtgtcttaagtggttaggagttgccagcaggggatggcactgaggcgagagagacgtgcgtgaacgttcagggaacggaacaatgttttttttttttttttgataacgagcagctgatcaaacggtatcgtttagacagagcggatattatttttgtcacagatttaatacttttcgattctttgttgatttctgcatgtgtctgcagtgggctagtatatatagagccacccacaccagtttcaaattagttgcctaattaatgcattggaaagaaaatgttatgacagtagcgtatgtgtgtggccgtgaggtgagtgacgtcagtgagtgtgtgggcgatagaagagagggagcggtagcgtgagtgccggcggggactagtttgttttgtattattttgtagtttattgtcaaaatatacactcccattgtccacttaaatatttccaagatatttctttattcttagacaacggattcccttccgtgattggtcatttctatggacacagaaatgacgtcacctaaaattccgtttacggcacatagtaatgtcgtaattcagctctgagtgtgatacttaagattcagtcctacacttcgctgaaagtgtgagtaagacgcttgataactaacttttaagtgcagctttcagcgaagaatttatttactcttaagtcaactcttagcagacttcttaggagtaattctaagaagcttgataagtacggcccctggtgtttCTGTATTTAATGGAGTCATTAAATTGGGGCGTAGCAAGTTTACGTAGCTATTTAGACATCAgacagcatttcaaaataaaaaacaaataataccTCAATTGATTATAATTGGAGAGAATATTATGTTTTGGTAGAGCGACTGTTTTGGTTTCAGAATTGTTAAGTTATACAAAAACTTAGGTGAGAAAAGAAGCCTACAACAGAGAAACATTATGACTGACATCATGATTAAAAATGACATATATTGTATTTTACTGTCTTGGATACCATGTTTCTAAAAGAAAGAACTGAGTCCAGTGATCCATATTTACCTTGTTTGTCCGTAGTAACAAAGGATAACGTTACATATTGAACTAGAAGGATTGCCAGTAGAGTCCACCCTTTAGAAGGTTTGTTAAGGCTTAGCACCATGTCCCTCAACCCATAATCCTCCTATGGCCACACCTGTACAACAAAGTATAAAGACCCTAGACTGAACAAAGCAGGACATCAGTCTTCAAAGAGTCTCTCAACAGCAGAACTCCACAAGAACCAAGCTGAATATGAGTACCTTTGCCAGTCTGCTGATGCTCTTCATGCTGGGCCTCGCTCAGGCTTATCAGGACATGGATGAAGAATTCCTAGGAGACGACGAGGAGACTATTGACATTACCACCACAATTCTGACCACCAACAATGGCACAAGTGAGTTACTAATGGAAGGAGACATGCTGCTTCCCAATAACAGAAATGCCCTCAAGTGCTATTCCAATAGCTGCCTGTGGAGGAAATCTTCCAACGGCTTGGTGACGATCCCCTATATCCTTAGTCCTCAATTCAGCGGCATGGAGAGGCAGAAGATTGAGAGGGCACTTCAGTCTTTCCACGGCAGGTCCTGCATCCGCTTCGTCCCCCGGCGCAATGAATACGACTTCATCAGCGTTGAGAACAAAGGTGGTTGCTTCGCAGCTCTGGGCAGACAGGGAGGGAGGCAGGTGGTGTCACTCAACCGTCAAGGCTGCATCTACCACGGCATCATCCAGCACGAGTTCCTTCATGCTCTGGGCTTCCAGCACGAGCAGACCAGAAGCGACCGTGACAGCTATGTCAGAATCATCTGGGACAACATCAACTCGGAGATGGCCTTCAACTTCTACAAGCAAGACACCAACAACCTGAACACCCCCTATGACTACTCCTCCATCATGCACTATGGAAGAACAGCCTTCACCATCAATGGGAGAGACACCATCGTCCCCAATTCCGGCGCCAAAATCGGCCAGAGGCAGGGCATGTCCAGAGGTGACGTCGCAAGGATCAACCTGCTCTATGGCTGCTAATAACACTTTCGACCTCTTCAGTGTCAAAGTTATTGTTTGGCATAATGATCATCATGACAAATGCAACAAATTTGCTTGATCTTTATTCCTTCAAAATCagtttgtcctgttgtgttcTGGATGTCTACAGTACAATAAAATCATAACATATTGACCCATCCTGCGTCAAGATGTTTTATGCTTGATAAAAAAGGTTTGTTGgtggtaaaataaaaacaaatgtttgtcatcttacaaaccccgtttccatatgagttgggaaattgtgttagatgtaaatatagacggaatacaatgatttgcaaatcattttcaacccatattcagttgaatgcactacaaagacaacatatttgatgttcaaactcataaactttatttttttttgcaataataattaacttagaatttcatggctgcaacacgtgccaaagtagttgggaaagggcatgttcaccactgtgttacatggcctttccttttaacgacactcagtaaacgtttgggaactgaggagacacatttttgaagcttctcaggtggaattctttcccattcttgcttgatgtacagcttaagttgttcaacagtccgggggtctccgttgtgctattttaggcttcataatgcgccacacattttcaatgggagacaggtctggactacaggcaggccagtgtagtacccgcactcttttactatgaagccacgttgatgtaacacgtggcttggcattgtcttgctgaaataagcaggggcgtccatggtaacgttgcttggatggcaacatatgttgctccaaaacctgtatgtacctttcagcattaatggcgccttcacagttgtgtaagttacccatgtcttgggcactaatacacccccataccatcacagatgctggcttttcaactttgcgcctataacaatccggatggttcttttcgtctttggtccggaggacacgacgtccacagtttccaaaaacaatttgaaatgtggactcgtcagaccacagaacacttttccactttgtatcagtccatcttagatgagctcaggcccagcgaagccgactgcgtttctgggtgttgttgataaacggtttttgccttgcataggagagttttaacttgcatttacagatgtagcaaccaactgtagttactgacagtgggtttctgaagtgttcctgagtccatgtggtgatatcctttacacactgatgttgcttgttgatgcagtacagcctgagggatggaaggtcacgggcttagctgcttacgtgcagtgatttctccagattctctgaaccctttgatgatattacggagcgtagatggtgaaatccctaaattccttgcaatagctggttgagaaaagtttttcttaaactgttcaacaatttgctcacgcatttgttgacaaagtggtgaccctcgccccatccttgtttgtgaatgactgagcatttcatggaatctacttttatacccaatcatggcacccacctgttcccaatttgcctgttcacctgtgggatgttccaaataagtgtttgatgagcattcctcaactttatcagtatttattgccacctttcccaacttctttgtcacgtgttgctggcatcaaattctaaagttaataattatttgcaaaaaaaaaaaagtttatcagtttgaacatcaaatatgttgtctttgtagcatattcaactgaatatgggttgaaaatgatttgcaaatcattgtattccgtttatatttacatctaacacaatttcccaactcatatggaaacggggtttgtaggaaTGATCCATGTCGTTGATGTCCAATTGGATCCTAACGTGATAACAACAACAGTTCATGTTTCTCTGCAGCTCTCGCTGTCTCAACTGGCAGCTACTTCACGCTACCCGACCATCAGCCAGTCTAGCTCggggttgccatggcaacagTCGTTTCCTGCTCTTCTCCATCCTTCCCTGACGGCGACGGCCCACCAGCCGTCACATGTCGTAAGATCCCCCGGCCCTGGCGCCCTCCCAGACACGCACAAAAACATATAGATACTGAAGTACATAGAAAGAAAGGAAGGTAAGGCTGAGAGAGTTCAGTGTTTGCTAAAAACACACAACATGTCCTTTTTTGTGAGTATACACAGGCTGACAAGcaaagatgtccaaaaaacagatCTTTGTTTattggttttcaaacttttttccaccaagtaccacctccgaAAAAAACTTTGGCTCTCCACgtaacaccataatgaccaaaattaaaatacagtagcgtactaggcctaagtattcattaaaaacatggcagatatttaatatt
It encodes the following:
- the LOC133654269 gene encoding high choriolytic enzyme 1-like, with product MSTFASLLMLFMLGLAQAYQDMDEEFLGDDEETIDITTTILTTNNGTSELLMEGDMLLPNNRNALKCYSNSCLWRKSSNGLVTIPYILSPQFSGMERQKIERALQSFHGRSCIRFVPRRNEYDFISVENKGGCFAALGRQGGRQVVSLNRQGCIYHGIIQHEFLHALGFQHEQTRSDRDSYVRIIWDNINSEMAFNFYKQDTNNLNTPYDYSSIMHYGRTAFTINGRDTIVPNSGAKIGQRQGMSRGDVARINLLYGC